One window from the genome of Gimesia aquarii encodes:
- a CDS encoding efflux RND transporter periplasmic adaptor subunit has translation MNNSTLTQNWKWILSLVVLIPVGFLLWNSQQQWLPAIKNGLENNQTKNEKSAENHADEDSHDHDHPGHDETSSLELSDQARKNIGLTSDKLIPVKLQSFTRTISIPAIVVERPGKTRVTIVAPMTGIVTNVNVIAGEAVQPGRELFKIRLTHEDLVQAQTAFLKTLGELDVENKEIVRIRKITNQGVIAGKVLLEREYAKEKLEAILKAQREALLLHGFSNAQVDQIVKTRHLIKSHQIYVPILHDQSGEVQLPNQEIRRISVNPLSKKDQSSVSTKSQFIVQALNVSKGDFVQAGDTLCVLADYSDLYLKGQAFEQEESELTRCMVNQWSVEAIQEGKDKEKKQINNLKIRYLDNQIETDARTFSVFVNLPNQIEHENIRDNGNRFITWQFKPGQRMQLRVPVEEWKKQIVLPVEAIANEGAEHFVFQENGDHFDRRPVHILYQDQLWAVIQNDGSIFPGDKIALAGAHQLQMALKNKAGGGADPHAGHSH, from the coding sequence ATGAATAATTCAACGCTAACACAAAATTGGAAATGGATTCTGTCTCTGGTTGTCCTGATTCCAGTGGGGTTTCTGTTATGGAATTCTCAGCAGCAGTGGTTACCCGCAATAAAAAACGGGTTAGAAAATAACCAAACGAAAAATGAGAAATCAGCAGAAAATCATGCAGATGAAGATTCGCATGACCATGATCATCCAGGACATGACGAAACCAGCTCGCTGGAATTATCTGATCAGGCTCGAAAGAATATTGGGCTGACCTCAGACAAACTGATTCCAGTGAAACTGCAATCTTTCACACGGACGATTTCAATTCCTGCGATTGTGGTAGAACGCCCAGGAAAAACCAGAGTTACCATTGTAGCTCCCATGACAGGAATCGTAACGAATGTGAATGTGATTGCGGGTGAAGCCGTTCAACCTGGTCGCGAACTCTTCAAAATTCGATTGACGCATGAAGACCTGGTGCAAGCACAGACGGCTTTTCTCAAGACACTCGGCGAACTTGATGTGGAAAACAAGGAAATTGTTCGGATTCGGAAAATCACGAATCAGGGAGTGATCGCTGGTAAAGTATTACTCGAACGAGAATACGCGAAAGAAAAACTGGAAGCCATCTTAAAAGCACAAAGGGAAGCGTTGCTGTTACACGGATTTAGTAATGCACAAGTTGATCAAATTGTGAAAACACGACATCTGATCAAATCCCATCAGATTTACGTCCCTATTTTGCATGATCAATCCGGCGAAGTACAACTTCCTAATCAGGAGATTCGACGAATCTCGGTGAATCCTCTCTCAAAGAAAGATCAATCGTCTGTGTCGACAAAGTCACAATTCATTGTACAAGCATTGAATGTCAGTAAAGGTGATTTTGTTCAGGCGGGTGATACGCTGTGTGTTTTAGCTGACTACAGTGATTTGTATCTCAAAGGACAGGCGTTTGAGCAAGAAGAGTCTGAGTTGACCCGTTGTATGGTCAATCAATGGTCGGTAGAAGCAATCCAGGAAGGGAAAGACAAAGAGAAAAAACAGATCAACAATCTCAAAATCAGGTATCTTGACAATCAAATCGAAACCGATGCACGCACATTTTCTGTATTTGTCAATCTTCCTAATCAGATAGAGCATGAAAATATCAGAGACAACGGAAACCGTTTTATCACATGGCAATTCAAGCCAGGTCAACGAATGCAATTACGAGTTCCTGTTGAAGAATGGAAGAAACAAATTGTATTACCGGTTGAAGCTATTGCCAACGAAGGGGCTGAACATTTTGTGTTTCAAGAAAATGGAGATCACTTTGATCGACGTCCGGTACATATTCTCTATCAGGATCAATTGTGGGCTGTGATTCAGAATGATGGTTCTATTTTTCCGGGTGATAAAATCGCGCTCGCTGGTGCACATCAACTGCAAATGGCTTTGAAAAATAAAGCTGGTGGCGGTGCTGACCCGCATGCCGGGCATTCTCATTAA